In Borrelia maritima, one DNA window encodes the following:
- a CDS encoding P52 family lipoprotein, with amino-acid sequence MKTLFGICIIILAVALLGCYLPYKQEQAVKAFFDNFNNLENCGMHADDIIITEGKFSNLKLYAAEHRLLDDIEKTLFSLKDGSYPDVPPLLDYNENYFNKFFLDLGSERSRELIRLFSRVKNDHNNRFKGEVYWLYSCIRELYSPDIKYSGENSYEYNVVVSKPTIDQQYFKLKKEIERIL; translated from the coding sequence ATGAAGACTTTGTTTGGAATTTGTATAATAATATTGGCCGTAGCTTTATTGGGTTGTTATTTACCCTATAAACAAGAGCAAGCCGTTAAAGCTTTTTTTGACAATTTTAATAATTTAGAAAATTGTGGCATGCATGCTGATGATATTATTATTACTGAAGGCAAATTTTCTAATTTAAAATTATATGCAGCTGAACATCGTTTACTGGATGATATAGAGAAGACTCTCTTTAGCTTAAAAGATGGTAGTTATCCCGACGTACCCCCATTGCTTGACTATAATGAGAACTATTTCAATAAATTCTTTTTAGATTTAGGCTCTGAGCGATCTAGAGAATTGATTAGATTATTTAGTAGAGTAAAAAATGATCATAATAATAGATTTAAAGGTGAAGTTTATTGGTTGTATTCATGTATAAGGGAATTATATTCTCCAGATATTAAGTATTCTGGTGAAAATTCATATGAATATAATGTTGTTGTGTCCAAGCCGACTATTGATCAACAATATTTTAAGTTGAAGAAAGAAATAGAAAGGATACTTTAA
- a CDS encoding CRASP family complement regulator-acquiring lipoprotein, whose protein sequence is MFWLDGTGEQLSSNTEKSKAYRKRVYSILNTINDDALKNFSEIVMASGQTQGIFNILNSLGNAFEEMVDFFYPKKRQPRKIRDFGFKKA, encoded by the coding sequence TTGTTCTGGCTAGACGGAACAGGTGAACAGTTATCCTCAAATACCGAAAAATCTAAAGCCTATAGAAAACGGGTTTATAGCATCTTAAATACTATTAATGATGATGCCTTAAAGAATTTTTCAGAAATTGTAATGGCATCAGGACAAACACAAGGCATATTTAACATCCTTAACTCCCTTGGGAATGCTTTTGAAGAGATGGTTGATTTCTTCTATCCCAAAAAAAGACAACCTAGGAAAATTAGGGACTTCGGTTTTAAAAAAGCTTAA
- a CDS encoding virulence associated lipoprotein yields MSIHLISSTSIEEDLNIKTKNSLLNHLRDSIETTYAYKGKYIKEMEKEPEDQYGMAAFKRLNWGGGTEGISDNTERSARFRRHTYTILSALDIDELKEFSDIIVTNKRVPLEDIFNAFSDLGGVIDIVSDHLYSKKDKLNKLDIADLKTLKNSFDKILSTVESVSVMSKQLILDYENNKDFIKTDTNELESYLMKLGNQFKEKADEAEKLQEFIMSTYSFNV; encoded by the coding sequence GTGAGTATCCATCTAATAAGCTCTACTAGCATAGAAGAAGACCTAAATATAAAAACAAAGAATTCACTACTTAATCATTTAAGAGATTCAATAGAAACAACTTATGCATATAAAGGAAAATATATAAAAGAAATGGAAAAAGAACCCGAAGATCAGTACGGAATGGCAGCTTTCAAGAGATTGAATTGGGGAGGGGGTACTGAAGGGATATCTGACAATACCGAAAGATCTGCAAGATTTAGAAGACATACCTATACTATTTTAAGTGCCCTGGATATTGATGAATTAAAGGAATTCTCAGATATTATTGTTACAAATAAAAGAGTGCCCTTAGAAGATATATTTAACGCTTTTAGTGATCTTGGAGGCGTTATTGACATAGTAAGTGACCACTTGTATTCCAAAAAAGATAAGCTAAATAAACTAGATATTGCGGACTTAAAGACACTTAAAAATTCTTTTGACAAAATATTATCTACAGTAGAAAGTGTCTCAGTAATGTCAAAACAACTTATATTAGATTATGAAAATAATAAAGATTTTATAAAAACAGATACTAATGAGCTTGAATCTTATTTAATGAAACTTGGCAATCAATTTAAAGAAAAAGCTGACGAAGCAGAAAAGCTACAAGAGTTTATAATGTCAACATATAGCTTTAATGTTTAG